The region CGAAGACCCCCCCGCCGCGCCCCAGCCGCCGCGCCTCCTCCAGGAAGGGGAGCACCGCGTCCGCCCCCATGTAGGGGTTGACCGTCACGCAGTGCGCCCCATAGACGCGCAGGTGCGCCTCGGCGTAGGCCGCGGCCGTCTCCGCGATGTCCCCCCGCTTGGCGTCGGCTATGACGGGGAGCCCCGCCGCGCCGGCCTCCCGGACCAGCCCGGCATACGCCCGCATCCCCTCCGGGCCCAGGCGCTCGAAGTACGCCAGCTGCACCTTCACCGCCGCCGCGTAGGGCGAGACGGCCTCGAGGATGCCACGGCAGAACTCGAGCACCGCCTCGTGCTCCTCCCGCCCCTCCAGGAGCCCGGGGGGAAGGCGGGTTGGGACCGGGTCCAGACCGACCACGAGCGCGCTGTCCCTGCGGCGGGCCGACTCTACGAGCGCCTGCATCCTACACGGACACGGAAAAGCCGCGCGGAGCGAACGTTCCCTCCCCGCGCGGCGGGCGCTTCGCGGGCACCGGCGCGGAGGCTACCTTATGGCCTCCTTCAGGGAGTTGCCGGCGGTGAACTTCGGGACCTTGGAGGGCGGGATGGTGATCTTCTGCTTGGTCTGCGGGTTGATGCCCTCGCGGGCCTCGCGTTCCTGGACGTAGAACTTGCCGAAACCGGTGATCTGCACCGGCTCGCCCTTCTTGAGCGAGTCCCTTACCACCTCGGCGAACGCGTCGAAGAAGCGCTGGGCCTCGCTCTTGGAGCCGTTGGTCTTCTCGGCTATCTCCTGGATCA is a window of Rubrobacter xylanophilus DSM 9941 DNA encoding:
- a CDS encoding HU family DNA-binding protein — encoded protein: MNKSELIQEIAEKTNGSKSEAQRFFDAFAEVVRDSLKKGEPVQITGFGKFYVQEREAREGINPQTKQKITIPPSKVPKFTAGNSLKEAIR
- the pyrF gene encoding orotidine-5'-phosphate decarboxylase, with translation MQALVESARRRDSALVVGLDPVPTRLPPGLLEGREEHEAVLEFCRGILEAVSPYAAAVKVQLAYFERLGPEGMRAYAGLVREAGAAGLPVIADAKRGDIAETAAAYAEAHLRVYGAHCVTVNPYMGADAVLPFLEEARRLGRGGGVFVLVATSNPSAGAFQEASEPPASELAARLVAELGDMQNCGYPDAGAVVGVTRPEAGRRARRLLPRALFLAPGFGAQGGGVQGVRALLDGSGGGVLVSSSRAILYACGGRGDYRDAAAGAAREARDLLRAAGVRV